In the genome of Anopheles nili unplaced genomic scaffold, idAnoNiliSN_F5_01 scaffold_177, whole genome shotgun sequence, the window ACGGAGATGAAATTAACAAATAGTTCTTTAACGCCTAAAATTTCGATGGCGTCGCAGAActggtttaaaaatatatcgCCCATGTGAATGAGGTAGCATATGAGATCATAAATGGCGATAAGAGTTTTAATCTCGTCGTTATCTAATGAAGACAGATGACGAACGGAACTGACGGATTGGTTATAGCTTAACCCTGATTTACTTTCACTTGTTGATGAATTCTCGACTATCATTTTCATGCAAAGAAGTTTTGAGGCGTATACTAAATTCGGTACAAGTTTTAGTTCCCCATAAACATTAATTATGTTGTGCAATATCGTCGGTGGTGTGTTGATCGCTAATGGAAGACTGAGTAAATGTGCTACGTTCTCAATAACCTTGGCACTGGCTCGATTGTTGCGCAACGGAGCTACgataatgcaaacaaaattctGCTGTTTCAATGATTCTAGTTCACCGTCAAGTACTTCTTGCATTGAACGTTGTAGAAAAGCCAGCCATTCTTCGTTTTCTATAGGAGGATTTTGCGATTCATCACATGAATCCCAACCAGGCAGCAAATTTGGTGTGATCTTatctgtgcttttttgttgtatttccTCTTGTATGACATTGCAAGAATTAGACGATTTTAGCAAAAGTTGGTTTGAAAAAGCTTGCTTTTCCGATTCAATGCGCACTGAAAAGTTGTCAATGCTTTGGCTTAGCTTTCGCCTTTCTAGTTCTTGAGATTTTACATTGCATTGAAACATTTCTTTGGGCAACTGATGCTGTAGCACATCGTTACTAAAAGTTGTGCATTGAGTAACTGGGACAGGGCGATGTTGAGTCAAGATAGGGAAATTATCGTTGAAACTACTGACTACGAGATTGGGATACTCCGTTAATTGAACGGGCGGCACTCGTTGTTCCTCAATATATACTTCATTTTGACTTCTACGATATACCTTTGATGCATAATTCAATATGCTAGCATTATTGAACATTCCTATACCATTTTCTGTATTCGCGTTCCCTCCATACTCATCAGTGTCCGTTTCCTGATACTCAAAGTCACTTTGCAAATTTACATTTATACTATCCTTAGATGTAGTTAGATCTTCTTCTCGTGGTTTATAATGGGAGCTATTCAATCTATTTGTCAgctgtttggtttgatttattttatctctgGATTGTGATGCAGTTAGCGGATATGTAAAAGGGGATTGTGGAACGTCGTCTTCGATCAGAATTATATGACCTTTCACAAACGAATGGTCCAAGATGATTGCCCAGCTCATTCGCTTTGAAGGATCTCGCTCAAGCAACCCTTGAACGAATGAAATGCAATTACTGGTCAAATAACTTGGCCACTTGATGTACTGGTTACGAATTAGCCGCACTAAATGTATCATAGAAGTAGAGCTGAATGGTGGTTCACCTGCAAGCATTTCATAAATAATACAACCTAACGACCATAAATCTGCATGATGATCGTATGGTTTGGCTTCTAATAGCTCCGGTGCCATATACAGTGGCGTTCCTTTTATGGATGTTAGCACATGAGTTCCCATAGTCATATTGCGAGCAAATCCAAAATCGCACAGCTTTGCGGACATATTTCGGTCCAGCAAAATGTTTTGCGGTTTCAAATCACGATGCAGAATGCGATGGGAATGAAGATAATACAACGCAGACACTAGATTAAAGGTAATACGCTGTGTCTTTGGTTCTCCCAACGATCCATCACGTAGTAAGCTATGTAGATCTGTTTTTGCGTATTCAGTTACCACCATTATCTCATTGTCTGTTTCGAAGGAATCTAACATCCGTATAATGTTTGGGTGTCGTAGATTTTGCTGTATCTCACATTCGCCTCGCAATCCTTTTAATTCTCTTCCTGATCGTCCCCGCTGAAATACAATAGAATCCGTTAATGAAACAGGGTATCATATTTATGTCATTCACATTATATTACGAACTAGAAAAAATTCTTCGTATCAATTATTGTTAAGAAATCAAGTATCAACTGGCAACTTACCTTGTTTATAATCTTAAGCGCGACTGTTTTCGATGATAATTTTTCAACAGCTTTATAGACTTTTCCGAACGAACCTTCGCCAATAAGATCACTGAGCACATATTTTTCCATGCTTAGATAATTATAACAAAAAACTTGTTCATAGGTGTATTATACGGTAGATTTCAAGAATAACAATTTGATCGGATAATTGATATGGTAAAGCAAACAATTCAAGATTTGTTGTTGACAATACACATTTAGAGTTGGTGTAGTCGATGTCATTAAAGATTACTATAAaactgtggttttttttacagtttttagcatttaaacagatttgaataaaacaacatttagttttgtgtttcgatgtatttttatatttattgtttacCTTTTGCGAAGCTAGGCGCGAAAACGTCAAACAAAACGTCAAAACATTTTGTCATGGAGTGACTACACAAGTAAtctaaaatttaaattatcatAGCTACAAGCtcacaaaatttaaatttcgaaTCCATTTTTCAATATCGAGATGTTGATCAAAGTAAGGAGTCATTCAGCGACAAAACCATCATACATGTAGTACATATTTTTCAAAGGATATTTCAAAGGTTGGTTGGATTTCAAGATTGGGGTGTAGGACAATTAATTGTGACGGATGTGTTGTCGGGAAACCTTCTGCATGAAGTTTACTATCTCGTATTTATACAATCGTTGCTGCTCAAAGCTGACGGTTTTATAAAGTGTACTTCACTGAAAGGCATATGACTCcagatagtcgagcctatGAAGAAGTGTTCAtcctttgaatatattagaagtgactctggagtattcaaatatagaagaatacatcccatttcgcaaaggagaagaagaagaagaagactaTCTTGTAATTCAAAATAGAACTTTTCTTTACTTATTGACAATTGATATAGATTGTAGTAGGTATTTATTTTCTGTTAACCTAGAACCCTTTGGAATCTGCGAGGTAGTTATTCTCTGGGTGACATATATGGAATTATTAAATTGTCGacaaagtgtaaaatatgtttgtttttcgatatTTCTAAAATGCAGTTTCTATTGTTGGTAATTAAAAACTGATAAGTATTAAGAAGAAATTGAAGATCAATTACTGTAGTTACCTGAAATATCTTTATTGATATCGACATAATTTCTGTTATAGAGAAAAACATGGcctttttgaataaaaaaaactgatatTGTAAGATAAAGAATACATTATCTAGGATTTCAAACGGATATGGACTTGGTCGTTATAGGCTATCTCATCTACCGGCAAGCTATTTattaattcaaaacaaacgacGAAGACTGAacaggttgttttttttctattgaatattttctatattctatttttttcattttggttctgttttgttatttttctaatGCATGTTTTCTACGGTTCAATGTCTCTTAGAATAATTATATGAATTTTCGCTAGAAAGCAATCAATAACGCAAAGTACAATCCGTATCTAGATTGtctttttaatttactttactTTTTGTATTAGTATATTGAAGGAAGGCAGGGTCCTATGATCCATGAGTTTATTagaaaatataataattatATTACTTAGCAGCCTACACAGTAGTTGCTAACTCGATATATTATGTCAGCATTTGCAGGGAAAATCTGTTCATATTTATCATAGTTGTCTTTTGTGATTTTTGAACGTTCTTGAAAAGAgtcaaattaatttttgaGGTATTAATGACATTGTGATTCATTTTGTTCACACCATTTTGGTGCTATTGCTTCGGGTTGTATTCCACGCGTTATTAAACGATTACGATGACGGAAAAAACGTGATTCTGCTTCCACAGCCCTTGTATCTGGATTCGACCAAAGCCTCTCcgcggctgctgcagctctTGGCCATATTCGACTTTCAAGTGAATGTTTATCAATAAATTCAGTCCATGCACATACCTCGCCCCCTAATATATTTTCCTCAAGAGCTAATTGATTGTCGTAAACGGTCTTCCAATTGTAATACGTTGTTTTCCCCCAAAATCCATGATCAAGATACCAAGCATTTTTTGTAGAAATGATGAGCTTATAGCCCAATGCCAGTAACTCTTTTGGGACAGAGCTCGATGATGGTAACCACGTTTGAATGACATATTGTTCGTTCGATAAAAAATTGCGAATAACCGATGGATCAGTTAAATGGCTCGACCACAAAACAACACTAGGACTGTTTTGTACGATGAGATTGTTTCCATTAGACTGATTTTGCATGGCAGAGTAAAAGGTATTCTTCCAGAGTTGAAGAGCTTTGTTCTGAAAAGAGGCATATCATATACAAATGAATCTAAGATAATGAGTATCAAATTTTTGCCTGATAGTCagttcaaataattttttaaaagtaTTTACAATTCAGACATTAGTGTTATCACGGATTAAAGTATGCGAGAGAAGAAAGTTCTAATGCTGTAAGAGGTTTAAAAATTCTAAGATTACCTGATATTCACTCCATATGATAAGAAAGTCCATTTCACTTCGACCCATTCCACGTTCTAGCATAAAGCTTACAATTTCCTCAGTTGAATTCCAGCATCCTAAGAAAATTTCATCTCCACCCATATGAAAAACTTGTTCACCCAAATTTGCATTGGCCATATATTGAAAAATGTCTTGTAGTACCGTATACAAATTAGGATTGATAATATTAAGCTGACCACATGGTGGTTCGATGCAATAATTGCGCCATGGCTGTTGATTAATGCACAATGCTAAATTGCCAAGCCCTTTGCTTGGACCCCATTGCCACCCATTACCTGTAAATTGcgaataaaagagaaaatatataATTCGCGCTAAGGTGCGCACGATGCTTATATTTACCTGCGTGTGCTGGGCCATCAAATTCAAGGATCACACGTATTCCTCGATATTTTGCGTATTGTATGACATCTTTGACCTCATTTGGAGTGTAAATAGCATCAGATGAGTACGCTCCATACGAAACCATTTCAGGTATACGATCAATCATAAGAGGAAAACTTTGTGTATCTGTAACGTGCCAGTGAAACACGTTCATTTTGGACGTCGCCATTGCATCTAATtgcttttttaataatttcacAGGAATGAAATTTCGTGCAGTATCAATTAATAGCCCTCGATGTGCATATGCAGGTTGGTCCACGATTTTTGCTCTGGACAGCGCATGCAGTGAGGAGCTGGTGTAGTTAGAATATTCATCTACTACGacaattaactgtaataaaGTTTCACATGCATGGCGAGCTCCATATATTGTATTCGCCAATATATTAGCAACAAGGCTACCAGATTCAGCCACAGATAAATTTAAACTATATGTTTCATCTGTCGCCCATGTCAACTCTGTAGAAGAAGTAGTCACAACGATCTCTACATTCAAGGGTATTCCAGTTGAATTAGTGCATGCTGCACCGCATTCTCGGCGTAAGTTGCGAAAGAAATACTTTTTAGTttcgtttaaaaattttattccCTCTGCTGATGGAATGCGCATTACATGAGTAAATCTACAACATATGAAagttgatattttttactGCGTTCAAATAAATGTAGAATTACTTACTTTGTATTCCATAGATTAATTTCTACAGTTTGCTTATCAAGATCTACTGGACCTGTTGGTTGAGGCCATATCGAACCGTATTTACCACAGCTTAAGCGACAATGATTTAAACTGTAGTATATGTAGGATGTTTCATTGTTACATGGTTGTATTTTTATACAGTGCAGATTATCAACACATCTGAATCGCGAGCAAACAGTAGCACAAATTGAATTAAGGAAAACGTACATAATGTACACAGTTATAAATTTTTTCATCATGTCTCACacactttcactttcattgGCTATTTGTAGATTTGGTAACTCAAGCTGCTCAAGTTGGTTAAAAATTAACCATATCCAATCATTgcatgtaaagaaaaaacgaatttATTTAATACGAACAAGAGCTAGATGTTAGTTTAGCAGAAAAATTGTTATGCTGattatgaattttttttcatatcgacaTTTGCAATGTAAAgctatttaattttccataacGCCATGTCAtccatttttgggtgacggAAAAACCgcttcaatttaaaattaatatttataatattttaatatttagaacagctattattcccaaATATCAAacttatgaccaaacagaaatacgaatgaacgtaaagaaagccaaaaattcatcaaaaacgTAGAACGAgcagaattagagccggtgcaaccgtggtATGTAGGGGCAAGGGCGGTCAGGGTAAgtccaatttttttgttatttgcttATGCTAAATCTGAAATTTtcgattgaaagtcagatagttaactaagaaa includes:
- the LOC128730052 gene encoding serine/threonine-protein kinase fused; translated protein: MEKYVLSDLIGEGSFGKVYKAVEKLSSKTVALKIINKRGRSGRELKGLRGECEIQQNLRHPNIIRMLDSFETDNEIMVVTEYAKTDLHSLLRDGSLGEPKTQRITFNLVSALYYLHSHRILHRDLKPQNILLDRNMSAKLCDFGFARNMTMGTHVLTSIKGTPLYMAPELLEAKPYDHHADLWSLGCIIYEMLAGEPPFSSTSMIHLVRLIRNQYIKWPSYLTSNCISFVQGLLERDPSKRMSWAIILDHSFVKGHIILIEDDVPQSPFTYPLTASQSRDKINQTKQLTNRLNSSHYKPREEDLTTSKDSINVNLQSDFEYQETDTDEYGGNANTENGIGMFNNASILNYASKVYRRSQNEVYIEEQRVPPVQLTEYPNLVVSSFNDNFPILTQHRPVPVTQCTTFSNDVLQHQLPKEMFQCNVKSQELERRKLSQSIDNFSVRIESEKQAFSNQLLLKSSNSCNVIQEEIQQKSTDKITPNLLPGWDSCDESQNPPIENEEWLAFLQRSMQEVLDGELESLKQQNFVCIIVAPLRNNRASAKVIENVAHLLSLPLAINTPPTILHNIINVYGELKLVPNLVYASKLLCMKMIVENSSTSESKSGLSYNQSVSSVRHLSSLDNDEIKTLIAIYDLICYLIHMGDIFLNQFCDAIEILGVKELFVNFISVVHVNDAYIRLVCSLLALLNCALRELPENAEIIEQIVFHENVNFMALLKHNNAVLRLRTCMLLRILARFSCLALQKRWTNEIKDCLEFLLLDENTDVKQEAKYAMEEFKYLSFVTTEIC
- the LOC128730053 gene encoding chitooligosaccharidolytic beta-N-acetylglucosaminidase, translating into MANSGLFSSIRAIQDFTSSWVVQCHSNDMISPPEPGDSNSLHDKIVVTTSSTELTWATDETYSLNLSVAESGSLVANILANTIYGARHACETLLQLIVVVDEYSNYTSSSLHALSRAKIVDQPAYAHRGLLIDTARNFIPVKLLKKQLDAMATSKMNVFHWHVTDTQSFPLMIDRIPEMVSYGAYSSDAIYTPNEVKDVIQYAKYRGIRVILEFDGPAHAGNGWQWGPSKGLGNLALCINQQPWRNYCIEPPCGQLNIINPNLYTVLQDIFQYMANANLGEQVFHMGGDEIFLGCWNSTEEIVSFMLERGMGRSEMDFLIIWSEYQNKALQLWKNTFYSAMQNQSNGNNLIVQNSPSVVLWSSHLTDPSVIRNFLSNEQYVIQTWLPSSSSVPKELLALGYKLIISTKNAWYLDHGFWGKTTYYNWKTVYDNQLALEENILGGEVCAWTEFIDKHSLESRIWPRAAAAAERLWSNPDTRAVEAESRFFRHRNRLITRGIQPEAIAPKWCEQNESQCH